One genomic window of Micrococcus flavus includes the following:
- a CDS encoding TetR/AcrR family transcriptional regulator — MPQSSPTPRRGRPGYDRQTLLAECVELFNRHGYEATSMGMLAAHLGISKSAIYHHVESKEAILGHALDDALDALEASMDRAQASGVAPGGQVERAIRGGLEVLVEKMPEVTLLLRLRGNSDVERAAMERRRDITRRLGEMIEAAQAEGSVRDDVTPRNLARLALGMINSVVDWYRPEGDAPGHKTVDEMVAAVTGVVMGGLRG; from the coding sequence AGACGCTCCTGGCCGAGTGCGTCGAGCTCTTCAACCGGCACGGCTACGAGGCGACGTCCATGGGCATGCTCGCCGCGCACCTGGGCATCTCCAAGTCCGCGATCTACCACCACGTGGAGTCCAAGGAGGCGATCCTCGGCCACGCCCTGGACGACGCCCTCGACGCGCTCGAGGCGTCCATGGACCGCGCCCAGGCATCCGGGGTGGCCCCCGGCGGGCAGGTGGAGCGCGCCATCCGCGGCGGCCTCGAGGTCCTCGTGGAGAAGATGCCTGAGGTCACCCTTCTGCTGCGCCTGCGGGGCAACTCCGACGTGGAGCGCGCCGCCATGGAGCGCCGCCGCGACATCACGCGCCGCCTGGGCGAGATGATCGAGGCCGCCCAGGCCGAGGGCTCCGTCCGCGACGACGTCACCCCCCGCAACCTCGCCCGCCTCGCCCTGGGCATGATCAACTCGGTGGTCGACTGGTACCGCCCCGAGGGCGACGCCCCCGGGCACAAGACCGTGGACGAGATGGTCGCCGCGGTGACCGGTGTGGTGATGGGCGGCCTGCGCGGCTGA